The following proteins are encoded in a genomic region of Xenopus laevis strain J_2021 chromosome 3L, Xenopus_laevis_v10.1, whole genome shotgun sequence:
- the neurog1.L gene encoding neurogenin-1: MIMASNMERVSSDYDTCSQMSYSSSDDEDSFSMQSSSPFSSGHMTSPAQTPEKCQEEKDTRKKRVRSKVKNEAVLHTIKKTRRVKANDRERNRMHNLNSALDELRSILPSFPDDTKLTKIETLRLAHNYIWALSETLRLADQCKEKPLKDLGHPAYLNPATPPSPGSDAESWMSSSSPSSSSSFSVCTSSPSSPAMSEDCYYGHTDSLFSLHTLPQNMIQRSHCFMQYH; this comes from the exons ATGAT aatggcTTCCAACATGGAAAGAGTTTCGTCCGACTATGACACCTGCAGCCAGATGTCCTATTCCTCTTCAGATGATGAGGACTCCTTCAGCATGCAGTCTTCTTCTCCCTTCTCCTCTGGACACATGACATCCCCAGCCCAAACTCCTGAGAAGTGCCAGGAGGAGAAGGACACGAGGAAGAAGCGGGTGAGAAGTAAGGTGAAGAATGAGGCTGTTCTCCACACCATCAAAAAGACCAGGAGGGTGAAAGCCAATGATAGAGAGAGGAATCGTATGCACAATCTCAACTCGGCACTAGATGAGCTCAGAAGCATCTTGCCAAGCTTCCCTGATGACACTAAGCTGACCAAGATTGAGACTCTGCGCCTGGCCCATAACTACATTTGGGCGCTGTCTGAAACCTTGAGGTTGGCAGACCAGTGCAAAGAGAAGCCCCTCAAAGATCTGGGGCACCCTGCCTACTTAAATCCTGCTACCCCTCCCAGCCCTGGCAGTGATGCTGAGTCCTGGATGTCCTCTTCTTCTCCATCATCATCCTCATCCTTCTCAGTCTGCACTTCCAGCCCCAGCAGCCCAGCTATGTCTGAAGACTGTTATTATGGACACACAGACTCTCTGTTCTCACTCCACACCCTGCCACAAAACATGATCCAGCGTTCACACTGCTTTATGCAGTACCACTAG